A DNA window from Syngnathus typhle isolate RoL2023-S1 ecotype Sweden linkage group LG2, RoL_Styp_1.0, whole genome shotgun sequence contains the following coding sequences:
- the sox18 gene encoding transcription factor Sox-18B, with protein MNLTKPSLSRGALRHSGQVSLVNPAWASRTPSPASDLEMGFEQNISGDCSSPSDHGGSRRAEPRGLLTERGQSPDLAGVSGNGKGVGAEQRIRRPMNAFMVWAKDERKRLALQNPDLHNAVLSKMLGQSWKALNSTEKRPFVEEAERLRLQHLQDHPNYKYRPRRKKTTKKLKRVEPGLLLHSLAQSHGVGHAIVPLGGEGISGNSPYGHVSHHNHHSHHLLPSLGHFRDLQAPGHQELESYGLPTPEMSPLDVLENGANEPVFFPQHAQEDAGMGGWNSYHHPHHHNPHYSHNYGNHLNSMHGASAQSPSPGMNVGANTLSAGRNPRMASLESNMASSMSPVPSNGSRMNPAQTSGRHIALRSPMKCPPPPHDSVSYPQPSISLHETIKPHQGSLPVSYYGQMYSSVASTFPPTHLGQLSPPPEPSPTSCSSFLPPLHITDPSNADSAAHMGPTSSAEFWSEVDRHELDQYVNTARNREEAYGQGGVGSKVLIWRGSGGVSSADRDGGSEEGVSPLISALSDASSAVYYSACITG; from the exons ATGAATTTAACCAAGCCCAGCTTGTCTCGGGGGGCTCTGCGGCATTCTGGCCAGGTGTCCCTTGTGAACCCAGCGTGGGCCTCAAGGACCCCAAGTCCTGCTTCTGATCTTGAAATGGGTTTTGAGCAGAACATCTCCGGAGACTGCAGCTCTCCCAGCGACCACGGAGGCAGCAGGAGAGCAGAGCCCAGGGGCCTTCTCACAGAAAGGGGCCAGAGTCCAGATCTGGCGGGAGTCTCGGGCAATGGCAAAGGTGTGGGGGCTGAGCAGAGGATCCGGAGGCCCATGAATGCCTTCATGGTGTGGGCTAAAGATGAGAGGAAACGACTCGCTTTGCAGAACCCGGACCTGCACAACGCTGTGCTCAGCAAGATGCTCG GCCAATCGTGGAAGGCACTGAATTCCACAGAGAAGCGTCCCTTTGTAGAGGAAGCGGAACGTCTGCGCCTTCAGCATCTCCAGGATCATCCAAACTACAAGTACCGACCTCGGCGTAAGAAAACCACAAAGAAGCTCAAGCGCGTCGAACCTGGGCTCCTGCTTCACAGCTTGGCTCAGAGCCATGGCGTGGGTCATGCCATCGTCCCCCTGGGTGGAGAAGGCATCTCTGGAAACTCTCCATACGGACACGTGTCTCACCACAACCATCACTCCCACCACCTGCTACCTTCTCTGGGCCACTTCAGGGACCTCCAGGCACCAGGGCACCAGGAACTGGAGAGTTACGGCCTGCCCACCCCGGAGATGTCCCCTCTGGATGTTCTGGAAAACGGCGCAAATGAACCAGTCTTCTTCCCTCAGCATGCACAGGAGGATGCAGGAATGGGAGGCTGGAACAGCTACCACCATCCTCACCACCATAATCCACATTACAGCCATAACTATGGCAACCACCTCAACTCCATGCACGGTGCGTCcgcacagagtccgagtccagGAATGAACGTGGGAGCGAACACATTGAGTGCAGGTCGGAATCCCAGAATGGCTTCGCTTGAATCAAACATGGCTTCCAGTATGAGCCCGGTTCCTTCAAATGGTTCTCGGATGAACCCAGCGCAAACCTCAGGCCGCCATATTGCCTTGAGGAGTCCCATGAAATGCCCACCACCTCCCCATGACTCCGTCTCCTATCCCCAGCCCTCAATCAGCCTCCACGAGACAATCAAACCCCACCAAGGCTCCCTTCCTGTCAGCTACTACGGCCAAATGTACAGCAGCGTAGCCTCCACTTTCCCCCCGACTCACCTGGGCCAGCTTTCACCTCCTCCTGAGCCCTCCCCAACTTCCTGCTCATCCTTCCTTCCCCCTCTGCATATAACAGACCCATCCAATGCGGACTCAGCTGCTCACATGGGGCCTACTTCTTCCGCTGAATTCTGGTCGGAGGTGGACAGGCATGAATTGGACCAGTACGTGAATACTGCGAGGAACCGAGAGGAAGCCTATGGACAAGGTGGGGTTGGGTCCAAAGTCCTGATCTGGCGTGGTAGCGGTGGCGTTAGCAGTGCTGACAGAGATGGTGGCAGCGAAGAGGGAGTCAGCCCTCTTATATCTGCTCTTTCTGATGCTAGCAGTGCTGTCTATTACAGTGCATGCATCACTGGCTAA